In Streptomyces sp. NBC_00433, a single genomic region encodes these proteins:
- a CDS encoding prephenate dehydrogenase has translation MRTALVIGAGLVGTSAALALTARGVDVRLSDQDDSAARTAAALGAGSAVPPEDTVDLVIVAVPPAHVAATLADAMARGLGHGYLDVASVKGGPRRDLEALGCDLSAYIGTHPMAGRERSGPLAATEDLFDGRPWVLTPTPATATDVLNLALELVALCRAVPVVMDAEAHDRAVALVSHTPQLVSSLVAARLEHADESAVRLCGQGILDVTRIAGSEPAMWMDILTANPGPVADVLADLAADLGSTVEALRALQSADDAKRGDGAAAVRDVLHRGRAGRAKVPGKHGAAPKAYEVVAVLIGDQPGELARLFADAGSAGVNIEDVRIEHSTAQQAGLVQLFVEPRSAPVLAAALRDRAWSLRP, from the coding sequence GTGAGAACCGCACTCGTCATCGGCGCAGGACTCGTCGGTACGTCGGCCGCGCTCGCGCTCACCGCCCGCGGTGTCGACGTCCGGCTCAGCGACCAGGACGACTCCGCCGCCAGGACCGCGGCGGCGCTCGGCGCGGGCAGCGCGGTGCCGCCCGAGGACACCGTCGACCTGGTGATCGTCGCGGTGCCGCCGGCGCATGTCGCGGCCACCCTGGCCGACGCGATGGCCCGCGGCCTGGGCCACGGCTACCTCGACGTGGCCAGCGTCAAGGGCGGCCCGCGCCGCGACCTGGAAGCCCTCGGCTGCGACCTGTCCGCCTACATCGGCACGCACCCGATGGCGGGCCGCGAGCGCTCGGGGCCGCTCGCCGCCACCGAGGACCTCTTCGACGGCCGCCCCTGGGTGCTCACCCCGACCCCGGCCACAGCCACCGATGTGCTCAACCTCGCGCTCGAACTGGTCGCGCTGTGCCGGGCCGTCCCCGTCGTGATGGACGCCGAGGCCCACGACCGGGCGGTCGCGCTCGTCTCGCACACCCCGCAGCTGGTCTCCAGCCTGGTCGCCGCCCGGCTCGAACACGCCGACGAGAGCGCGGTGCGGCTGTGCGGGCAGGGCATCCTCGACGTGACCCGGATCGCCGGGTCCGAGCCGGCGATGTGGATGGACATCCTCACCGCGAACCCCGGCCCGGTCGCCGACGTCCTCGCCGACCTCGCCGCCGACCTCGGCAGCACCGTGGAGGCGCTGCGGGCCTTGCAGAGCGCGGACGACGCGAAGCGCGGCGACGGCGCCGCCGCGGTGCGGGACGTGCTGCACCGAGGCCGGGCCGGCCGCGCCAAGGTGCCCGGCAAGCACGGGGCCGCCCCGAAGGCGTACGAGGTCGTCGCCGTCCTCATCGGCGACCAGCCGGGCGAGCTGGCCCGCCTCTTCGCCGACGCCGGCTCCGCCGGGGTGAACATCGAGGACGTGCGCATCGAGCACAGTACGGCCCAGCAGGCGGGGCTGGTCCAGCTCTTCGTCGAGCCGCGCTCGGCCCCCGTGCTCGCAGCCGCGCTGCGCGACCGCGCGTGGTCGCTGCGGCCGTGA
- the cmk gene encoding (d)CMP kinase: MDNPVIVAIDGPSGTGKSSTSKAVAAKLGLSYLDTGAQYRAITWWMLTNGIDVDDPDAVADSAGKPSIVSGTDPLDPQISVDGVDVTGPIRSQEVTAAVSAVSAVPEVRARMVEFQRAAAATADTGIVVEGRDIGTTVLPGATAKIFLTASAEVRAARRSTELKGAVSVAATQEALIRRDAADSGRKTSPLAKAADAIEVDTSELTLDQVVDRVVALVEERRATVR, from the coding sequence GTGGACAACCCGGTGATCGTCGCGATCGACGGCCCCTCCGGCACAGGCAAGTCCAGCACCTCCAAGGCGGTCGCCGCCAAGCTCGGGCTCAGCTATCTGGACACCGGCGCGCAGTACCGGGCCATCACCTGGTGGATGCTGACCAACGGCATCGACGTCGACGACCCGGACGCCGTCGCGGACAGCGCGGGCAAGCCGTCGATCGTGTCGGGCACCGACCCCCTCGACCCGCAGATCAGCGTCGACGGCGTCGACGTGACCGGGCCGATCCGCTCGCAGGAGGTCACCGCGGCCGTCAGCGCGGTCAGCGCGGTGCCCGAGGTCCGCGCCCGCATGGTCGAATTCCAGCGCGCCGCCGCCGCGACCGCGGACACCGGCATAGTGGTCGAGGGCCGCGACATCGGCACCACCGTGCTGCCCGGCGCGACAGCGAAGATCTTCCTCACCGCCTCCGCCGAGGTCCGCGCCGCCCGCCGCAGCACCGAGCTGAAGGGCGCGGTGAGCGTGGCCGCCACCCAGGAGGCGCTGATCAGGCGGGACGCCGCCGACTCCGGCCGCAAGACCTCCCCGCTGGCCAAGGCCGCGGACGCGATCGAGGTCGACACCTCGGAGCTGACCCTCGACCAGGTCGTGGACCGTGTCGTCGCCCTGGTCGAGGAAAGGCGGGCGACCGTCAGGTGA
- a CDS encoding 1-acyl-sn-glycerol-3-phosphate acyltransferase, with product MNGLWRPRVLGAWRIPAKGPLILAGNHAHNIDGPMLIGTSPRPLHFLVKKEAFVGPLDPFLRAIGQIEVDRAGADRTAIAHALGVLAHGGVLGIFPEGTRGGAEFAELRAGLAYFALRSGARIVPVAVLGSAHKGRLVSALPPLRSRIDVVYGEAFAAGDGSGRRTRGALDAATLRIQDRLTAHMAEARRATGR from the coding sequence ATGAACGGCCTGTGGCGCCCCCGGGTGCTCGGCGCCTGGCGCATCCCCGCGAAGGGCCCGCTGATCCTGGCCGGCAACCACGCGCACAACATCGACGGCCCGATGCTGATCGGCACCTCGCCGCGGCCGCTGCACTTCCTGGTGAAGAAGGAGGCCTTCGTCGGGCCGCTCGACCCGTTCCTGCGGGCGATCGGCCAGATCGAGGTCGACAGGGCGGGCGCCGACCGCACCGCGATCGCCCACGCGCTCGGGGTGCTGGCGCACGGCGGTGTGCTCGGCATATTCCCCGAGGGCACCCGCGGCGGCGCCGAATTCGCCGAGCTGCGTGCGGGGCTGGCGTATTTCGCGCTGCGCTCCGGGGCGCGGATCGTGCCGGTCGCGGTGCTGGGCAGCGCCCACAAGGGCCGGCTGGTGTCCGCACTGCCGCCGCTGCGCAGCAGGATCGACGTCGTCTACGGCGAGGCCTTCGCCGCCGGCGACGGGTCGGGGCGGCGCACCCGCGGCGCCCTGGACGCCGCCACCCTGCGCATCCAGGACCGGCTGACCGCACACATGGCCGAGGCCCGGCGGGCCACCGGCCGCTGA
- the der gene encoding ribosome biogenesis GTPase Der has product MDQHDQHGETGALGDAEYAEFMELAAEEGFDLEEVADDLAEAGHGPLPVLAVVGRPNVGKSTLVNRIIGRREAVVEDKPGVTRDRVTYEANWNGRRFKIVDTGGWEQDVLGIDASVAAQAEFAIEAADAVVFVVDATVGATDTDEAVVKLLRRAGKPVVLAANKVDGPSGEADAAALWNLGLGEPFPVSSLHGRGTGDLLDAILDVLPEAPAMTFGDAVGGPRRIALIGRPNVGKSSMLNKIAGEDRVVVNEMAGTTRDPVDELIELGGITWKFIDTAGIRRRVHLTEGADYYASLRTAAALEKAEVAVILVDVAETLAEQDTRIISMAVEAGRAVVIAYNKWDLLDEERRYYLEREIERDLVQVQWAPRVNVSARTGRHMEKLVPAIEAALAGWETRVPTGRLNAFLGEIVASHPHPVRGGKQPRILFGTQAGTKPPRFVLFASGFLEAGYRRFIERRLREEFGFTGTPIQVSVRVREKRGRKK; this is encoded by the coding sequence ATGGACCAGCACGACCAGCACGGCGAGACCGGCGCGCTCGGCGACGCCGAATACGCCGAGTTCATGGAACTCGCCGCCGAAGAGGGCTTCGACCTCGAAGAGGTCGCCGACGACCTCGCGGAGGCGGGCCACGGCCCGCTGCCCGTGCTCGCCGTCGTCGGCCGGCCGAACGTCGGCAAGTCGACCCTCGTCAACCGGATCATCGGCCGCCGCGAGGCAGTGGTCGAGGACAAGCCGGGCGTCACCCGCGACCGCGTCACGTACGAGGCGAACTGGAACGGCCGCCGCTTCAAGATCGTCGACACCGGCGGCTGGGAGCAGGACGTCCTGGGCATCGACGCCTCGGTCGCCGCGCAGGCCGAGTTCGCCATCGAGGCCGCCGACGCGGTGGTCTTCGTGGTCGACGCCACCGTCGGCGCCACCGACACCGACGAGGCCGTCGTCAAGCTGCTGCGCAGGGCGGGCAAGCCGGTCGTGCTGGCCGCCAACAAGGTCGACGGACCTTCCGGCGAGGCGGACGCCGCCGCGCTGTGGAACCTCGGCCTCGGCGAGCCCTTCCCGGTCTCCTCGCTGCACGGCCGCGGCACCGGCGACCTGCTGGACGCGATCCTCGACGTGCTGCCCGAGGCGCCCGCCATGACCTTCGGCGACGCCGTCGGCGGCCCGCGCAGGATCGCGCTGATCGGCCGGCCGAACGTCGGCAAGTCCTCGATGCTGAACAAGATCGCCGGCGAGGACCGGGTGGTCGTCAACGAGATGGCGGGCACCACCCGCGACCCCGTCGACGAGCTGATCGAACTGGGCGGCATCACCTGGAAGTTCATCGACACCGCGGGCATCCGCCGCCGCGTCCACCTGACCGAGGGCGCCGACTACTACGCCAGCCTGCGCACCGCGGCCGCCCTGGAGAAGGCCGAGGTCGCGGTGATCCTGGTGGACGTCGCCGAGACGCTCGCCGAGCAGGACACCCGGATCATCTCGATGGCCGTCGAGGCCGGCCGCGCGGTCGTCATCGCCTACAACAAGTGGGACCTGCTCGACGAGGAGCGCCGCTACTACCTGGAGCGGGAGATCGAGCGCGACCTCGTCCAGGTGCAGTGGGCGCCCCGGGTCAACGTCTCGGCGCGCACCGGGCGCCACATGGAGAAGCTGGTCCCGGCCATCGAGGCCGCGCTGGCCGGCTGGGAGACCCGGGTGCCGACCGGCAGGCTCAACGCCTTCCTCGGCGAGATCGTCGCCTCCCACCCGCACCCGGTGCGCGGCGGCAAGCAGCCCCGCATCCTGTTCGGGACCCAGGCCGGCACCAAGCCGCCGCGCTTCGTGCTGTTCGCCTCCGGCTTCCTGGAGGCCGGCTACCGGCGCTTCATCGAGCGCCGGCTGCGTGAGGAGTTCGGCTTCACCGGCACCCCGATCCAGGTGTCGGTCCGGGTCCGCGAGAAGCGCGGCCGCAAGAAGTAG
- a CDS encoding LysM peptidoglycan-binding domain-containing protein has product MSEKSSYRHRPRRHRATVLAGLGTAALLPLIAQPAAAAQTVPERPAGAHVGQPRGDAAGAVERARSVWDDIAMCESSGDWHINTGNSFFGGLQFWQPTWKLFGGLKYAERADLATPEQQIAVAEAVLRVQGWGAWPACTKRLGLSDHTLPVHTVRGGETLSDIAADFGVSGGWQRLYELNKAVVGADPDRLAPGVALTLD; this is encoded by the coding sequence ATGAGCGAGAAATCGTCTTATCGTCATCGCCCGCGACGGCACCGCGCGACCGTCCTCGCCGGCCTCGGCACCGCAGCGCTGCTGCCGCTGATCGCCCAGCCCGCCGCGGCCGCGCAGACCGTACCCGAGCGCCCCGCGGGGGCCCACGTGGGGCAGCCCCGAGGGGACGCGGCGGGTGCGGTGGAGCGGGCCCGCTCCGTCTGGGACGACATCGCGATGTGCGAGAGCAGCGGCGACTGGCACATCAACACCGGCAACAGCTTCTTCGGCGGCCTGCAGTTCTGGCAGCCGACATGGAAGCTGTTCGGCGGCCTGAAGTACGCCGAGCGCGCCGACCTGGCCACCCCCGAGCAGCAGATCGCGGTCGCCGAGGCGGTGCTGCGGGTCCAGGGCTGGGGCGCCTGGCCGGCGTGTACCAAGCGGCTCGGCCTGAGCGACCACACGCTCCCGGTGCACACCGTGCGCGGCGGCGAGACGCTGTCGGACATCGCGGCCGACTTCGGTGTGTCCGGCGGCTGGCAGCGGCTCTACGAGCTGAACAAGGCGGTGGTCGGCGCCGATCCGGACAGGCTGGCCCCAGGGGTGGCCCTCACCCTCGACTGA
- a CDS encoding glycosyltransferase family 4 protein, whose translation MRIAFLLHNAYGVGGTIRTTCNLAGALAAGHEVEVASVFRSREKPAFAYDPRVRLRPLADLRTENPARLRDDPRAGRPARVFPRGDRKYGEYSALTDDLIGEYLSGLDADVVVGTRPGLNVHIARQAPRRLVRVGQEHLTLDTHSTRLTAALRRHYPALDAVTTTTEADAAVYRRRMPGIRATGVPNGVPSAGDAVSDGTAPVVVAAGRLAEAKRYDDLIRAFATVAAARPDWTLRLYGKGARRAALDALIAELGLGDHVRLMGTAAPIEPELAKASVLAVTSSVESFGMTIVEGMRAGLPAVATDCPLGPREIVRDGVTGLLVPPRDVPAIAAALLSLIGDDERRGRMGRAALAAADAYDPAVVAERHLRIFRGLLDARRRPAAGPRAALRATGTRAVWSVLTGVDAMAAARRAAARKAGRRALGR comes from the coding sequence ATGCGCATCGCCTTTCTGCTGCACAACGCCTATGGCGTCGGCGGCACCATCCGCACCACCTGCAACCTGGCGGGGGCACTCGCCGCCGGGCACGAGGTCGAGGTCGCCTCGGTCTTCCGCAGCCGGGAGAAGCCCGCCTTCGCCTACGACCCGCGGGTGCGGCTGCGCCCGCTCGCCGACCTGCGCACCGAGAACCCGGCCCGGCTGCGCGACGACCCGCGGGCCGGCCGCCCCGCCAGGGTCTTCCCGCGCGGCGACCGGAAGTACGGGGAATACAGCGCGCTGACCGACGACCTGATCGGCGAGTACCTGTCGGGGCTGGACGCCGACGTGGTGGTCGGCACCCGGCCGGGGCTCAACGTGCACATCGCCAGGCAGGCCCCGCGGCGCCTCGTGCGGGTGGGCCAGGAGCACCTGACGCTCGACACCCACTCCACCCGGCTCACCGCGGCCCTGCGCCGCCACTACCCGGCCCTGGACGCGGTCACCACCACCACGGAGGCCGACGCGGCCGTCTACCGCCGCAGGATGCCCGGCATCCGCGCCACCGGGGTGCCCAACGGTGTGCCGTCGGCGGGCGACGCGGTCTCCGACGGCACGGCGCCCGTCGTGGTGGCGGCGGGACGGCTCGCCGAGGCCAAGCGCTACGACGACCTGATACGCGCCTTCGCCACCGTGGCCGCCGCCCGCCCGGACTGGACGCTGCGGCTCTACGGCAAGGGCGCGCGGCGGGCGGCGCTGGACGCCCTGATAGCCGAACTGGGCCTCGGCGATCACGTGCGGCTGATGGGCACCGCCGCGCCCATAGAGCCGGAATTGGCCAAGGCGTCCGTCCTGGCCGTCACGTCCTCCGTGGAGTCCTTCGGGATGACGATCGTGGAGGGCATGCGCGCCGGGCTGCCGGCGGTCGCCACCGACTGCCCGCTGGGCCCGCGGGAGATCGTCAGGGACGGGGTGACCGGGCTGCTGGTGCCGCCGCGGGACGTCCCCGCGATCGCCGCGGCGCTGCTGAGCCTGATCGGGGACGACGAGCGCCGCGGGCGGATGGGCCGCGCCGCGCTGGCCGCGGCGGACGCGTACGACCCGGCGGTGGTCGCCGAGCGCCACCTGCGGATCTTCCGCGGACTGCTGGACGCCCGGCGCCGCCCGGCGGCGGGCCCGAGGGCGGCCCTGCGCGCCACGGGGACCCGTGCGGTGTGGTCGGTGCTGACGGGGGTAGACGCCATGGCGGCGGCCCGCAGGGCGGCGGCCAGAAAGGCCGGGCGCCGGGCGCTCGGCCGCTGA
- a CDS encoding proteinase inhibitor I78 → MAPSPHPHDPDPSDPTPGDRPQPFPAPNPQDDLDSYAGLPYEQAERRAYDRGWRTVRGLPPDAVVTMEYVAGRLNFTVADGRVRRCWMG, encoded by the coding sequence ATGGCGCCCTCACCGCACCCCCACGACCCGGACCCCTCCGACCCGACCCCCGGCGACCGGCCGCAGCCCTTCCCGGCCCCCAACCCGCAGGACGACCTCGACTCCTACGCCGGCCTCCCGTACGAGCAGGCCGAGCGGCGGGCCTACGACCGCGGGTGGCGGACCGTGCGCGGCCTGCCGCCGGACGCGGTGGTCACGATGGAGTACGTGGCGGGGCGGCTGAATTTCACGGTCGCCGACGGCCGGGTGCGGCGCTGCTGGATGGGCTGA
- a CDS encoding phosphatase PAP2 family protein, with product MRTDDRLHRDAERPTSRALARMSRTRVWLFGATLAVYVAIVVGVLTTSKLVTLDWQVMLWRPYKQWPQIHAFLDYFVVLGQRGPTAVMVLAWLGWRAWRHRTLHPLLVLGTSLLLLNITVGAVKYGLGRLGPHYATTVGSAEMFAGGDIFPSGHTANAVVTWGVLAYLATTPRARRWGSVASALLALGVGATTVYLGTHWVSDVLLGWAAGLLILLALPWFEPAMASAESFLSTAWARRRRRSHSLARQAMPAGALARQEDEAATPATRHSMAAGSAAAAANPAAAATAPGANSPHAPGRPPTGRHERTPGTPAGSRRPQERPRPAPPLVHQQASRGRGVVG from the coding sequence GTGCGTACCGATGACAGGCTCCACCGCGACGCGGAGCGCCCGACCAGCCGCGCCCTGGCGCGGATGAGTCGAACACGCGTATGGCTGTTCGGTGCGACGCTGGCGGTCTACGTGGCCATCGTCGTGGGCGTCCTCACCACCTCCAAGCTGGTGACGCTCGACTGGCAGGTCATGCTCTGGCGTCCTTACAAACAATGGCCCCAGATCCACGCATTCCTGGACTATTTCGTGGTTCTCGGCCAGCGCGGCCCCACCGCCGTGATGGTGCTGGCCTGGCTGGGCTGGCGGGCGTGGCGCCACCGCACCCTGCACCCCCTGCTGGTGCTCGGCACCTCACTCCTCCTTCTGAACATCACCGTGGGGGCCGTGAAATACGGCCTCGGACGGCTCGGACCGCATTACGCGACGACCGTCGGATCGGCCGAGATGTTCGCCGGCGGCGACATATTTCCCTCGGGTCACACCGCCAACGCGGTCGTGACCTGGGGCGTTCTGGCGTACCTGGCCACCACACCGCGGGCCAGGCGCTGGGGGTCGGTGGCCAGCGCGCTGCTGGCGCTCGGCGTGGGCGCGACGACGGTCTACCTCGGCACGCACTGGGTGAGCGACGTCCTGCTCGGCTGGGCCGCGGGGCTGCTGATCCTGCTGGCGCTGCCGTGGTTCGAGCCGGCGATGGCCTCGGCCGAGTCCTTCCTGAGCACCGCCTGGGCCCGCCGGCGACGGCGCTCGCACAGCCTCGCGCGGCAGGCGATGCCGGCCGGCGCGCTCGCCCGGCAGGAGGACGAGGCCGCCACGCCCGCGACCCGGCACTCGATGGCCGCGGGCAGCGCGGCCGCGGCGGCGAATCCCGCCGCGGCGGCCACCGCACCCGGGGCGAACAGCCCGCACGCGCCGGGCCGCCCGCCGACCGGCCGCCACGAGCGCACCCCGGGCACCCCGGCAGGCAGCCGCCGGCCTCAGGAGCGCCCGCGCCCGGCCCCGCCGCTGGTCCACCAGCAGGCCTCGCGGGGCCGGGGCGTCGTCGGCTGA
- a CDS encoding MFS transporter, with product MARPVSRWTVLVVLCVSLLIVALDATVLHVAVPALTEDLHPGAQDLLWIVDAYPLIAASLLILFGTLGDRIGRRKVLLTGYALFAAASALAAFATTPHVLIAARALLGAGGAMIMPATLSILRQVFPDRRERALAIGMWSAVAAVGAAVGPVLGGFMVEHFWWGSVFLVNIPLMAVMLVAGRLLLPESRGGCDGPWDVLGAVTAALGVLGAVLGVQRLGAGAAPLEASVWLPLLAGAALLVAFVRRQRRRKHPLIDMRMFAQPAFTTSVGCIVLAMLALVGLELIAVQYLQLVLGLSPFDTGLRLLPLTFAAMAAGLAGARLLQRFGPRRMVAGGFLLTALAVLSLTVMGEHDRPLLLTAAFVMLGAGLETTLFGAYESMLSEAPAHQAGGAAAIGETSYQLGAGMGIALLGSVMNAAYAPHAAGVGAADTAAAGQSLGEAYDVADRLGGGSGAALRHAARHSFVFGMHLTLLVSAVLLVAGACAALRLPRAMECAPRDTRPALSRDAQLPARQAAPTAVRSGRAAD from the coding sequence ATGGCGCGGCCGGTCAGCCGGTGGACCGTCCTGGTCGTCCTGTGCGTCAGCCTGCTGATCGTCGCGCTGGACGCGACCGTGCTGCACGTGGCGGTGCCGGCGCTCACCGAGGACCTGCACCCCGGCGCCCAGGACCTGCTGTGGATCGTCGACGCCTACCCGCTGATCGCCGCCTCGCTGCTGATCCTCTTCGGGACGCTCGGCGACCGGATCGGCCGCCGCAAGGTGCTGCTCACCGGCTACGCCCTCTTCGCCGCCGCCTCCGCGCTCGCCGCCTTCGCGACGACCCCGCACGTGCTGATCGCCGCCCGCGCGCTGCTCGGCGCGGGCGGCGCCATGATCATGCCCGCCACGCTGTCGATACTGCGGCAGGTCTTCCCCGACCGTCGGGAGCGGGCGCTGGCCATCGGCATGTGGAGCGCGGTCGCCGCGGTGGGCGCCGCCGTGGGGCCGGTGCTCGGCGGCTTCATGGTCGAGCACTTCTGGTGGGGCTCGGTCTTCCTGGTCAACATCCCCCTGATGGCGGTGATGCTGGTGGCGGGCCGGCTGCTGCTGCCCGAGTCGCGCGGCGGCTGCGACGGCCCGTGGGACGTGCTCGGCGCGGTCACCGCCGCGCTCGGCGTGCTGGGTGCGGTCCTCGGCGTCCAGCGGCTCGGCGCGGGCGCGGCGCCGCTGGAGGCCTCGGTGTGGCTGCCGCTGCTGGCCGGCGCCGCCCTGCTGGTGGCGTTCGTACGCCGCCAGCGCCGCCGCAAGCACCCGCTGATCGACATGCGGATGTTCGCCCAGCCTGCCTTCACCACCTCGGTCGGCTGCATCGTGCTGGCGATGCTCGCCCTGGTCGGCCTGGAACTGATCGCCGTGCAGTACCTGCAACTGGTCCTCGGCCTGAGCCCCTTCGACACCGGCCTGCGGCTGCTGCCGCTGACCTTCGCCGCGATGGCCGCGGGCCTGGCCGGCGCCCGGCTGCTGCAGCGCTTCGGGCCGCGCCGGATGGTCGCGGGCGGCTTCCTGCTCACCGCGCTCGCCGTGCTGTCGCTGACCGTGATGGGCGAGCACGACCGGCCGCTGCTGCTGACCGCCGCCTTCGTGATGCTCGGCGCGGGCCTGGAGACCACGCTCTTCGGCGCCTACGAGTCGATGCTCAGCGAGGCCCCCGCCCACCAGGCGGGCGGCGCGGCGGCCATCGGCGAGACCTCCTACCAGCTCGGCGCCGGCATGGGCATCGCACTGCTCGGCAGTGTGATGAACGCCGCCTACGCCCCGCACGCCGCCGGCGTCGGCGCCGCAGACACCGCCGCGGCCGGCCAGTCGCTGGGCGAGGCCTACGACGTCGCCGACCGGCTCGGCGGCGGCAGCGGCGCCGCGCTGCGGCACGCCGCCCGGCATTCCTTCGTCTTCGGCATGCATCTGACGCTGCTGGTCAGCGCGGTGCTGCTGGTCGCGGGCGCCTGCGCGGCGCTGCGGCTGCCGCGCGCCATGGAGTGCGCCCCGCGCGACACCCGGCCCGCGCTCAGCCGCGACGCGCAGCTCCCGGCACGCCAGGCGGCGCCGACGGCCGTACGCTCTGGACGCGCGGCGGACTGA
- a CDS encoding acyl-CoA dehydrogenase family protein: protein MPPAAKASPSGLPPFDPYDPLGLDDLLTDEDRAVRDTVRAWAADRVLPHVAGWYERGELPVIRELARELGAIGALGMPLTGYGCAGASAVQYGLACLELEAADSGIRSLVSVQGSLAMYAIHRYGSEEQRQRWLPPMAAGEVIGCFGLTEPDHGSDPAGMRTRARRDGSDWVLDGRKMWITNGSVAGVAVVWAQTDDGIRGFAVPTDAPGFSAPEIHHKWSLRASVTSELVLDGVRLPADAVLPGVTGLRGPLNCLSHARYGIVWGAMGAARASFEAALDYARGREQFGRAIGGFQLTQAKLADMAVELHKGILLAHHLGRRMDAGRLRPEQVSFGKLNNVREAIDICRTARTVLGANGISLEYPVMRHATNLESVLTYEGTVEMHQLVLGKALTGLDAFRG from the coding sequence ATGCCGCCCGCAGCGAAAGCGTCCCCGTCCGGCCTGCCGCCGTTCGACCCCTACGACCCGCTGGGCCTGGACGACCTGCTGACCGACGAGGACCGCGCGGTCCGCGACACCGTCCGGGCCTGGGCCGCCGACCGGGTGCTGCCGCACGTGGCCGGCTGGTACGAGCGCGGCGAGCTGCCCGTCATCCGCGAACTGGCCCGCGAGCTGGGCGCGATCGGGGCGCTCGGCATGCCGCTGACCGGCTACGGCTGCGCGGGCGCCAGCGCCGTGCAGTACGGCCTGGCCTGCCTGGAGCTGGAGGCCGCCGACTCCGGCATCCGCTCCCTGGTCTCGGTGCAGGGCTCGCTCGCGATGTACGCGATCCACCGCTACGGCTCCGAGGAGCAGCGGCAGCGCTGGCTGCCGCCGATGGCCGCCGGCGAGGTCATCGGCTGCTTCGGGCTCACCGAGCCCGACCACGGCTCGGACCCGGCGGGGATGCGCACCCGCGCCCGCAGGGACGGTTCCGACTGGGTGCTCGACGGCCGCAAGATGTGGATCACCAACGGCTCGGTCGCCGGCGTCGCCGTGGTGTGGGCGCAGACCGACGACGGCATCCGCGGCTTCGCCGTCCCCACCGACGCCCCCGGCTTCAGCGCCCCCGAGATCCACCACAAGTGGAGCCTGCGCGCGTCGGTCACCAGCGAGCTGGTCCTCGACGGCGTACGCCTGCCCGCCGACGCGGTGCTGCCCGGCGTGACCGGGCTGCGCGGCCCGCTGAACTGCCTGAGCCACGCCCGCTACGGCATCGTGTGGGGCGCGATGGGCGCGGCCCGCGCCAGCTTCGAGGCGGCGCTCGACTACGCCCGCGGCCGCGAGCAGTTCGGCCGGGCGATCGGCGGCTTCCAGCTGACCCAGGCCAAACTGGCCGACATGGCCGTCGAACTGCACAAGGGCATCCTGCTGGCCCACCACCTCGGCCGCCGGATGGACGCGGGAAGGCTGCGCCCCGAGCAGGTCAGCTTCGGCAAGCTCAACAACGTCCGCGAGGCCATCGACATCTGCCGCACCGCCCGCACGGTGCTCGGCGCCAACGGCATCTCGCTCGAATACCCGGTCATGCGGCACGCCACCAACCTCGAATCGGTGCTCACCTACGAGGGCACCGTCGAGATGCACCAGCTGGTGCTGGGCAAGGCGCTCACCGGACTCGACGCCTTCCGCGGCTGA